A single genomic interval of Trinickia acidisoli harbors:
- a CDS encoding tetratricopeptide repeat-containing glycosyltransferase family protein, giving the protein MTFLREALAARSERRDEACAIWLSAANVLRDLDDDSILQMCESWLRRDRGEDAAALADVFAQLYPDRAGAQFCLGYVLQRVGRHAFAIDAYERATVLDPNYPSLRNNFAAALKLTGGDKDKVCELLEQAQQVDPDDVNAVINLTCVYSERMDIARALEAGAKAVELAPHNALALGNYSLALKEAKRWDEAEHMALRAYHVAPQDLAGAFNLSILHLVRGNFADGLREYEARWDGSAELRGKRPAFPKAPWRGESLRDKTLLVWGEQGFGDVFQFCRYIPLIANRVREQGGRIAWTVFPTLAPLLARSLGGYVDTFTTGGIESLSAFDCEVGLQSLPLFLGTRANTIPASIPYLLPDLEKANACRTCLANERRLKVGLAWTGSRKHPRNPFRSIPIERLAQVFASLNQQVAFYSLQKGESAAVERARLMGLDVVDSTLSWSSFDDTAAFIESLDLVITVCTSVAHLSGALGKPTWVLLDTNPHWVWQLERSDSPWYPDVRLYRQPEFAQWAPVLDEVRADLTMYAGQQQGGLASERGMQPLPRFAFDRTM; this is encoded by the coding sequence TTGACCTTCCTACGTGAGGCACTTGCCGCACGTAGCGAGCGGCGCGATGAGGCATGCGCGATCTGGCTCTCGGCGGCCAACGTGCTGCGCGATTTGGATGACGACTCGATCTTGCAAATGTGCGAATCGTGGTTGCGGCGAGATCGTGGCGAGGATGCGGCTGCACTGGCGGATGTATTCGCACAGTTATATCCGGATCGCGCTGGGGCACAGTTTTGTCTCGGCTATGTGTTGCAGCGCGTGGGGCGACATGCATTCGCCATCGACGCCTACGAACGCGCAACCGTGCTTGATCCCAATTACCCGAGTCTCCGTAATAATTTTGCGGCAGCACTCAAACTTACCGGAGGCGATAAAGACAAGGTCTGCGAGCTGCTCGAGCAGGCTCAACAGGTTGATCCGGACGATGTCAATGCCGTCATCAACTTGACATGCGTCTATAGCGAACGCATGGATATCGCACGCGCGCTCGAAGCCGGAGCGAAGGCCGTCGAGTTAGCGCCACACAATGCGCTCGCCCTCGGAAACTATTCGCTCGCGCTTAAGGAGGCAAAGCGGTGGGATGAGGCCGAACACATGGCATTGCGCGCTTATCATGTGGCACCTCAGGATTTGGCGGGCGCATTCAATCTGAGCATTTTGCACCTCGTCCGTGGCAATTTTGCGGATGGCTTGCGTGAGTACGAGGCTCGCTGGGATGGCTCTGCGGAGTTGCGCGGGAAGCGTCCTGCGTTCCCCAAGGCTCCGTGGCGAGGGGAGTCGTTGCGCGATAAGACGCTGCTTGTGTGGGGCGAGCAGGGTTTTGGTGATGTGTTTCAGTTCTGCCGCTATATTCCGCTGATTGCAAATCGTGTGCGTGAGCAAGGCGGACGCATTGCGTGGACTGTCTTTCCCACATTAGCGCCTCTCCTCGCGCGCAGCCTTGGCGGTTACGTGGATACGTTCACAACGGGCGGCATCGAGTCACTGTCGGCGTTCGACTGCGAGGTAGGTTTGCAGAGCTTGCCCCTGTTTCTCGGTACCCGAGCGAACACGATTCCGGCTTCGATTCCGTACCTCCTCCCCGATCTCGAGAAGGCCAATGCGTGCCGGACGTGTTTGGCAAACGAGCGGCGACTCAAGGTGGGGCTCGCATGGACCGGCAGCAGAAAGCATCCACGCAATCCATTCCGTTCGATTCCGATTGAACGATTGGCTCAGGTGTTTGCGTCACTCAATCAGCAGGTCGCGTTCTATTCGTTACAGAAGGGAGAAAGTGCGGCCGTCGAGCGGGCCAGGCTGATGGGCTTGGACGTCGTCGATTCCACCCTGTCCTGGTCGAGTTTTGACGACACGGCAGCGTTCATTGAATCACTTGATCTCGTTATTACGGTGTGCACATCTGTAGCTCACCTGAGCGGGGCGTTGGGTAAGCCGACCTGGGTGTTGCTGGACACTAATCCGCACTGGGTCTGGCAGCTCGAGCGTAGCGATAGCCCCTGGTATCCAGATGTGCGTCTTTATCGACAGCCTGAGTTTGCTCAATGGGCTCCTGTGCTGGACGAAGTCCGCGCGGATTTGACGATGTACGCGGGGCAGCAACAGGGGGGGCTTGCAAGTGAACGGGGCATGCAGCCACTACCACGATTTGCTTTTGACAGAACGATGTAG
- a CDS encoding DUF2827 domain-containing protein, with amino-acid sequence MTSHAVIDERGPLRIGITIGLSDAAESLWINGIKQNALYLARLFQHSPYGHQVTLVNTTSVAITDRLPWDTRRFPVATFEDAKDRLDVLIELGGQVGLEATRYLKSRGTKLVSYCCGPEYVQNIEAMIFGRSQHRGIFINQEYDEIWVVPQVMETSAHFFKVLRRQSVREVPFVWDPMCLEQRCAALPHQGEYRPRGGARRIAIMEPNVDVLKFCLYPMLIVEQTYREAAGRIAQVYVTNAMHLAQHSTDFIGIAQYLDLVCDGKVVFLGTFDTPTFLCENADIVVSHQWALPLNYFYFDVCWKGYALIHNASLCKELGYFYQGNDVDQGASRLLSAVHTHDEHWEGYRARQRDIIAPFLATHPPLVQRYDNLLYNLLAGITT; translated from the coding sequence ATGACAAGCCACGCTGTCATCGACGAACGTGGGCCGTTGCGCATCGGGATCACCATTGGCCTGAGCGATGCGGCGGAGAGTCTATGGATTAACGGTATCAAGCAGAATGCGTTGTATTTGGCGCGGCTCTTTCAGCATTCGCCGTATGGCCATCAGGTCACGCTTGTCAACACAACATCGGTTGCCATCACCGATCGGCTGCCGTGGGATACACGTCGATTTCCGGTCGCTACGTTCGAAGATGCGAAGGATCGCCTCGATGTGCTTATAGAGTTGGGTGGGCAGGTGGGACTGGAGGCGACGCGGTATCTGAAATCACGTGGTACGAAGCTCGTGAGCTACTGCTGCGGCCCTGAGTACGTGCAGAACATCGAGGCGATGATTTTTGGTCGTTCTCAACATCGAGGCATTTTCATCAACCAGGAATACGACGAGATTTGGGTTGTCCCTCAGGTGATGGAAACGAGTGCGCACTTTTTCAAGGTATTGAGAAGGCAGTCCGTGCGGGAGGTCCCGTTCGTGTGGGACCCGATGTGCTTGGAGCAGCGATGTGCCGCACTGCCGCACCAAGGCGAGTACCGTCCTAGGGGAGGCGCGCGGCGTATTGCGATCATGGAGCCGAACGTCGACGTGCTGAAATTTTGCCTGTATCCAATGCTGATCGTTGAACAGACATATCGAGAAGCAGCTGGTCGCATCGCACAGGTGTATGTGACGAATGCTATGCATTTGGCCCAGCACAGTACCGACTTCATTGGTATCGCACAGTATCTCGATCTGGTGTGTGACGGCAAAGTGGTGTTTCTGGGCACGTTCGATACACCGACATTTCTATGTGAGAACGCCGATATTGTCGTGTCTCACCAGTGGGCGTTGCCGTTGAACTACTTCTATTTCGACGTGTGCTGGAAGGGCTATGCGCTCATCCATAACGCGAGCCTATGCAAGGAGTTGGGCTACTTCTATCAGGGCAACGACGTCGATCAAGGAGCGAGCCGCCTATTGAGCGCAGTTCACACGCATGATGAACATTGGGAGGGTTACCGGGCGCGTCAGCGGGACATCATCGCGCCGTTTCTGGCGACGCATCCTCCACTTGTCCAGCGCTATGACAACTTGTTGTACAACCTTCTTGCGGGTATAACGACGTGA
- a CDS encoding DUF2827 domain-containing protein, which yields MKPERLKVGVTLFVRAGQQSLWENGIFQNCFFLIMLLQRSPLVESAYLVNGGDGRPEDAKGFLEHAPAPVIDLPTAQEKLDVIIELSAQLNPDWGRSFRQRGGRVIGMRVANDYMIDIERMIFQRRHGMLVSGTPYHTVWMLPAFEESCASYYEHALRAPVRAMPHLWSPMLLERGIKESALRSPFGYAEGRKRWRLAILEPNICMVKTCHIPMLLADLAHRQSPEMIEVLRVYNSLHMKENAQFVGFAKSLDLVRHGIASFEARFATYEIMAYEADAIVSHHWANAQNYLYYEALYGGYPLIHNSAYLGGCGYRYRDFDCEDGALALREAFVEHDKRLKDYRRTAHAFIATLDPCAQRNVEHYTAALAQLYD from the coding sequence ATGAAACCGGAACGTTTGAAGGTTGGCGTAACGCTGTTTGTCCGGGCTGGACAGCAATCGTTGTGGGAAAACGGCATTTTTCAGAACTGCTTCTTTCTGATCATGCTGCTGCAGCGTTCACCGCTTGTGGAGAGCGCATACCTGGTCAATGGTGGAGACGGTCGTCCAGAGGACGCCAAAGGCTTCCTGGAGCACGCGCCTGCCCCCGTCATTGATTTGCCTACCGCTCAAGAAAAGCTCGATGTGATCATCGAACTGAGTGCGCAGCTCAATCCAGACTGGGGCAGGTCGTTTCGCCAGCGCGGCGGTCGCGTGATTGGTATGCGCGTAGCCAACGACTATATGATCGACATCGAGCGCATGATATTCCAGCGCCGCCACGGAATGCTTGTTTCGGGCACGCCGTATCACACGGTTTGGATGTTGCCTGCGTTCGAAGAAAGCTGCGCGAGCTACTACGAGCATGCACTTCGAGCCCCGGTGCGGGCAATGCCGCATCTGTGGAGCCCGATGCTGCTCGAACGTGGCATTAAGGAGTCGGCGTTGCGCTCGCCGTTTGGCTATGCGGAGGGACGTAAGCGTTGGCGCCTCGCGATTCTCGAGCCGAATATCTGCATGGTCAAGACTTGCCATATCCCTATGCTTCTGGCCGACCTTGCTCATCGGCAGTCGCCGGAGATGATTGAAGTGCTGCGCGTATACAACTCACTTCACATGAAGGAAAACGCGCAATTCGTCGGTTTCGCAAAAAGCCTGGATCTCGTGCGCCATGGTATCGCCAGCTTCGAAGCGCGCTTTGCCACTTACGAGATCATGGCCTACGAGGCGGATGCGATTGTCTCCCACCATTGGGCTAACGCACAAAACTATCTCTATTACGAGGCCTTGTACGGGGGCTATCCCTTGATTCACAACTCCGCGTATCTCGGCGGTTGCGGTTACCGGTATCGCGACTTCGATTGCGAAGACGGCGCGCTCGCATTGCGCGAAGCATTCGTTGAGCACGATAAGCGTTTGAAGGATTACCGGCGCACGGCGCACGCGTTTATTGCCACGCTCGATCCGTGCGCGCAGCGCAACGTCGAGCACTATACCGCGGCGCTTGCGCAGCTATACGACTGA